A single window of Bradyrhizobium daqingense DNA harbors:
- a CDS encoding CsbD family protein — protein sequence MDREHVKGAADKAKGAIKEGAGKLTGDKDMEAEGKIDKAKGSAHNAAGDVKDAARDAADALKK from the coding sequence ATGGACCGCGAACATGTGAAGGGCGCTGCCGACAAGGCAAAAGGCGCCATCAAAGAAGGTGCCGGTAAGCTCACTGGCGACAAGGACATGGAAGCCGAAGGCAAGATCGACAAGGCCAAGGGATCTGCCCACAATGCGGCGGGAGATGTGAAGGATGCAGCGCGGGACGCCGCTGACGCCCTCAAGAAATAA
- a CDS encoding CopG family transcriptional regulator — protein sequence MAGNTHELRPKAPDTEKITINLGYVDLGHVDLMVQEGFYSNRTDFIRTAIRNQLERHVEVVRQSTARKNLDLGLRNYTREDLEAARRAGEMLQINVLGLATIAQDVTPELARATIASVSVLGALHASPAVKAALADRMR from the coding sequence ATGGCCGGAAATACACACGAGCTGCGACCCAAGGCCCCCGACACCGAGAAGATCACGATCAACCTTGGCTATGTCGACCTCGGTCATGTCGATCTCATGGTGCAGGAAGGGTTCTATTCGAACAGGACCGATTTCATCCGGACAGCAATCCGGAACCAGCTCGAGCGACACGTAGAGGTCGTCAGACAATCCACGGCCCGGAAGAACTTGGACCTCGGGCTGCGCAACTACACACGCGAGGATCTCGAAGCGGCGCGGCGCGCCGGCGAGATGCTGCAGATCAATGTTTTGGGCTTAGCCACCATCGCCCAAGACGTCACTCCCGAGTTGGCGCGCGCCACAATCGCGTCGGTCTCGGTGCTGGGGGCGCTTCACGCCAGTCCCGCGGTCAAGGCCGCTCTCGCCGACAGAATGAGGTGA
- a CDS encoding extracellular catalytic domain type 1 short-chain-length polyhydroxyalkanoate depolymerase has product MLNQDIVREATRLTRAGQLVEATALLQRMLQGDSAPRPESRSASQAPLSRLDPLTIDATADVVEEREAPQASSARAGQGRRRSLSLDGMRNFSRLGLRSPITRAPLSPSDIVPEGTRFIAGTFSNAAGSRTYKLFIPSRCQGQRLPLIVMLHGCTQSPDDFAAGTRMNFPAEEQNCFVAYPEQPSGANQSKCWNWFRTSDQRRGGGEPSMIAGITRQIMHDHLIDPKRVYVAGLSAGGAAAAIMGATYSDLYAAVGIHSGLPCGAASDLPSAFVAMRQGGGSKAIADGKTSVPTIVFHGNHDTTVHPKNGDQIIEQSARATTPTTKVLRGRVPHGHAYTRTVLIDGAGRAISEHWNIDGAGHAWSGGSPAGSYTDPQGPDATREMLRFFLEHSLGG; this is encoded by the coding sequence ATGCTGAATCAAGACATAGTCCGCGAAGCAACCCGCCTCACGCGTGCCGGCCAACTGGTCGAGGCCACCGCGCTGCTGCAGCGCATGCTGCAGGGCGATAGCGCTCCAAGACCGGAGTCGCGCAGCGCCTCTCAGGCTCCGCTCTCGCGGCTCGATCCGCTTACCATCGACGCCACGGCCGACGTCGTCGAGGAGCGGGAAGCTCCGCAGGCCTCGTCGGCCCGCGCTGGTCAGGGACGCAGACGTTCCTTATCGCTCGACGGAATGCGGAATTTTTCCCGGCTCGGCCTGCGAAGTCCGATTACGCGCGCTCCTCTGTCGCCATCGGACATCGTGCCCGAGGGCACACGGTTTATCGCCGGTACCTTCAGTAACGCCGCAGGAAGCCGGACCTACAAGCTGTTCATCCCGAGCCGCTGCCAGGGACAACGGCTTCCCCTGATCGTCATGCTTCATGGCTGCACCCAGTCGCCCGACGATTTCGCGGCCGGCACCCGGATGAACTTCCCGGCAGAAGAGCAGAATTGCTTCGTGGCCTATCCTGAGCAGCCGAGCGGAGCCAACCAGTCGAAGTGCTGGAACTGGTTTCGCACGAGCGACCAGCGCCGCGGCGGGGGCGAGCCCTCGATGATCGCCGGCATTACCCGCCAGATCATGCACGACCATTTGATTGATCCGAAGCGCGTATATGTCGCGGGTCTGTCGGCCGGCGGCGCCGCCGCCGCGATCATGGGCGCAACGTATAGCGATCTGTACGCGGCCGTCGGTATTCATTCAGGCCTCCCGTGCGGGGCCGCCAGCGACCTTCCCTCCGCGTTCGTCGCCATGCGGCAGGGAGGCGGCTCCAAGGCAATTGCGGACGGCAAAACTTCTGTGCCGACCATCGTTTTCCATGGCAATCACGACACTACGGTGCATCCAAAGAATGGCGATCAGATTATCGAGCAGTCCGCCAGGGCGACGACGCCGACGACGAAGGTACTTCGCGGACGCGTACCCCACGGCCATGCCTATACTCGCACCGTCCTGATCGACGGGGCCGGTCGGGCGATCTCGGAACACTGGAACATCGATGGCGCCGGACACGCGTGGTCAGGCGGCAGCCCTGCCGGGTCCTACACTGACCCGCAAGGGCCGGATGCCACGAGGGAAATGCTGCGCTTCTTCCTCGAGCATTCGCTCGGTGGGTAG
- a CDS encoding phasin family protein, which translates to MSKRKAATAAKRARNPKMAARAQRNKQAIVRSPKDNSLHSAAADSVEPPPELHDDPKHQVPIIEPEADALVGDRSQRMTDSDPTKGFALPTANMQAYQAKLLEIAGANAQFAFEFSLRLATIRSPTEFFGVITEFTRRRVDMFAQHSKELAAYPFLRIKPPREVTALPGR; encoded by the coding sequence ATGAGCAAACGCAAAGCGGCGACAGCGGCAAAGCGCGCCCGCAACCCGAAAATGGCCGCGCGGGCCCAACGGAACAAGCAGGCCATTGTTAGAAGCCCGAAAGACAATTCACTTCACTCTGCTGCGGCAGACTCGGTCGAACCGCCTCCTGAGCTTCATGATGATCCTAAACACCAGGTTCCCATCATTGAGCCTGAGGCGGATGCCTTAGTAGGTGACCGCAGCCAGAGAATGACGGATAGCGATCCAACGAAAGGCTTTGCTCTACCGACAGCAAACATGCAGGCGTATCAAGCGAAGCTTCTTGAGATAGCCGGGGCCAACGCGCAATTCGCTTTTGAATTCAGCCTGAGACTTGCGACGATCAGGTCACCAACTGAATTTTTTGGCGTCATTACGGAGTTTACGAGGAGACGGGTCGATATGTTCGCGCAGCATTCGAAAGAACTGGCGGCATATCCGTTCTTGCGGATCAAGCCGCCCCGAGAAGTCACGGCTCTGCCGGGACGATAA
- a CDS encoding helix-turn-helix domain-containing protein, giving the protein MRELRNAADRFVLGVLDGKTINKSGLGGADVSLPRQLENIERLIIEDALRRKQGDVQATAALLGLPKQTLYDKIKRLGVNVDGIKEGSSLRRGLCSSTDAGMTCRRRYPPS; this is encoded by the coding sequence GTGCGCGAGCTTCGCAATGCCGCCGACCGTTTCGTGTTGGGTGTGCTCGACGGCAAGACGATCAACAAATCCGGCCTTGGCGGCGCGGACGTCTCGTTGCCTCGCCAGCTCGAGAACATCGAACGATTGATCATCGAGGATGCATTGCGCCGCAAGCAGGGCGACGTCCAGGCAACAGCTGCGCTGCTCGGCCTCCCCAAGCAGACCTTGTACGACAAGATCAAGCGTCTTGGGGTGAACGTCGACGGCATCAAGGAAGGTTCGAGTCTCCGCCGGGGATTGTGTTCGAGTACGGACGCCGGGATGACGTGCCGCCGACGTTACCCGCCATCTTGA
- a CDS encoding DUF2958 domain-containing protein yields the protein MNCATYPIVDLLKRSDWERLDVQRRSPHGGRPRPTLGERNQRRCHVPVAKFFTPAQAAWLITEVDPNEPDRLFGLCDLGQGCPELGYVLSYSICRLRQFVGISGSAFPGPAPRLSRGLQDGG from the coding sequence ATGAATTGTGCGACATATCCAATCGTCGATTTACTCAAACGCTCTGACTGGGAGCGGCTTGATGTCCAACGTCGATCTCCTCACGGTGGCAGACCGCGTCCAACTCTTGGTGAACGCAATCAACGGCGGTGCCACGTACCAGTTGCGAAATTTTTCACACCGGCTCAAGCCGCGTGGCTCATCACTGAAGTCGACCCAAACGAGCCCGATCGCCTCTTCGGACTGTGCGACCTCGGTCAGGGGTGCCCGGAACTCGGCTACGTCTTATCTTATTCGATCTGTCGCCTGAGGCAGTTCGTGGGGATCTCAGGGAGTGCGTTTCCTGGTCCGGCGCCGCGTCTGTCCCGCGGCCTTCAAGATGGCGGGTAA